A part of Aegilops tauschii subsp. strangulata cultivar AL8/78 chromosome 2, Aet v6.0, whole genome shotgun sequence genomic DNA contains:
- the LOC109761520 gene encoding peroxidase 2: MVKLAALALLALLGSVACQGDNGSPAESPAYSPSSAPASLKTISYPPAASPSQPMPSPVVLSPSPLAQPPSPSIDLGAPSQSPPVYPPSVSQPALPPSGSSSATSASSPEYLPSPSPSVSTQTPPTYSPDPSPPTNSTSPSPSSPSTIAYPPSPSPSQSTYPPSPSPINTRQPNPPSPDPASYIPSPSPSPSPSPDSPAPAPYPPISNSPSPGLSVGHYSYSCPNAEAIVRDAVKNATEKNRGTGAGLIRLFFHDCFVRGCDASVLLNTTGSGEPTELKGPPNLTLRGFEVIDAAKAALEEACPGVVSCADVLAFAGRDATFFLTNRTAAYFPMPAGRYDGRVSFANETTLNLPSPSSGLQQLNHSFHAKGLSLEDMVTLSGAHSVGRSSCSSFHGRLSPNSSDMDPEFASSLRKQCSSSDPTAMQDFKTPDDLDRQYYQNAVDHKVLFTSDAALMASNETARMVLDNAHVSGLWEKKFAAAMVKMGGVGVKTSADGEIRKKCWIINKV, encoded by the exons ATGGTCAAGCTCGCCGCCCTCGCCTTGCTCGCGTTGCTGGGGTCCGTGGCGTGTCAAGGTGACAATGGCTCACCTGCGGAGTCACCGGCGTATTCTCCAAGCTCGGCCCCGGCGAGCTTGAAGACAATCAGTTACCCTCCGGCTGCGAGCCCCAGCCAGCCCATGCCGAGCCCAGTTGTGTTGAGCCCGAGCCCGCTCGCTCAGCCTCCTAGTCCTAGCATCGACCTAGGCGCACCGAGCCAAAGCCCGCCGGTATATCCACCGAGTGTGAGCCAACCCGCTCTTCCTCCGTCTGGTTCTTCCAGTGCCACGAGCGCAAGCTCACCGGAGTACCTTCCTAGCCCTAGCCCAAGCGTGTCTACTCAAACCCCACCCACATATTCACCTGACCCAAGTCCACCTACTAATTCAACTAGCCCAAGCCCTTCGAGCCCAAGCACAATTGCTTATCCACCGAGCCCAAGCCCTAGCCAATCCACATATCCTCCTAGCCCAAGCCCGATCAATACAAGACAACCCAATCCTCCCAGCCCAGATCCAGCATCTTATATTCCAAGCCCTAGCCCTAGCCCTAGCCCAAGCCCGGATAGCCCTGCTCCAGCCCCTTATCCTCCTATCTCAAACTCACCCAGCCCTGGGCTCAGTGTCGGTCACTACAGCTACTCCTGCCCAAATGCGGAGGCTATTGTCAGGGATGCCGTGAAGAACGCCACGGAGAAGAATCGCGGCACCGGCGCCGGGCTCATCCGCCTCTTCTTCCACGACTGCTTCGTGCGG GGGTGTGATGCTTCTGTTCTCCTCAACACGACCGGCTCCGGCGAACCCACAGAGTTGAAGGGCCCGCCGAACCTGACCCTCCGCGGCTTCGAGGTCATCGACGCGGCAAAGGCAGCGCTCGAGGAGGCCTGCCCCGGCGTTGTCTCGTGCGCGGACGTCCTCGCTTTCGCCGGCCGCGACGCCACCTTCTTCCTCACCAACCGCACGGCCGCCTACTTCCCCATGCCGGCCGGCCGCTACGACGGGCGCGTGTCTTTCGCCAACGAGACCACCCTCAACCTGCCGTCGCCCTCCTCAGGCCTCCAGCAGCTCAACCATAGCTTCCACGCCAAGGGGCTGAGTCTCGAGGACATGGTCACCCTTTCCGGCGCGCACTCCGTCGGCCGCTCCAGCTGCTCGTCCTTCCACGGCCGCCTCTCCCCCAACTCCTCCGACATGGACCCCGAGTTCGCGAGCTCCCTGCGGAAGCAATGCAGCAGCAGCGACCCCACGGCGATGCAGGACTTCAAGACCCCCGACGACCTGGACCGGCAGTACTACCAGAACGCCGTGGACCACAAGGTGCTGTTCACCTCCGACGCGGCGCTCATGGCGTCGAACGAGACGGCGAGGATGGTGCTCGATAACGCGCATGTCAGTGGGTTGTGGGAGAAGAAGTTTGCGGCGGCGATGGTAAAGATGGGCGGCGTCGGGGTCAAGACCAGCGCCGACGGCGAGATCAGGAAGAAATGCTGGATCATCAACAAAGTGTGA